In one window of Paucidesulfovibrio gracilis DSM 16080 DNA:
- a CDS encoding sulfotransferase, which produces MRVMIISHDPMLFPCGMSRSGTTLLTTIFDSHSNVSMGYELIPAVMPGPEQLVEILRQGTALSGGDFSNTGKLLRRSGYAQEGLFFTRCYRAGLEEDEMLQVLEEMARAGMKEIATFQDRLFTAWIASRVGATKRKADRYGFKLNISSVEKAYTFFPHGRLIYILRDPRDVVASHLQRKFNRTIPDVCHAWNNYIQSFELFCEHVPGRGRVLRYEDLVRNAHAEIAGILEFLQLDPEAGVYEFYRSKAGVHTFGHPNAENLKKPFFTSSIGRWKKELAPEQVEQIEELCCDHMKTHGYLGVGV; this is translated from the coding sequence ATGCGAGTGATGATCATTTCGCATGATCCAATGCTGTTTCCATGCGGCATGTCCCGGTCCGGCACAACGCTGCTCACAACCATTTTTGATTCCCATAGCAACGTTTCAATGGGATATGAGTTGATTCCGGCTGTGATGCCCGGTCCCGAACAATTAGTGGAGATATTGCGGCAGGGTACGGCTCTTAGCGGGGGAGATTTTTCGAATACCGGGAAACTCTTGCGTAGGAGCGGATACGCTCAGGAGGGGCTTTTCTTTACACGGTGTTACCGGGCTGGCCTTGAAGAAGATGAAATGTTGCAGGTCTTGGAAGAGATGGCCAGGGCGGGGATGAAGGAGATCGCCACGTTTCAGGACCGTTTGTTCACTGCCTGGATTGCTTCCCGCGTGGGCGCGACCAAAAGAAAAGCCGACCGTTATGGCTTTAAGCTGAACATTTCCTCTGTTGAGAAGGCGTACACGTTTTTTCCTCACGGGCGCCTGATCTATATCCTGCGCGATCCTCGGGACGTTGTTGCCTCGCACCTTCAGCGGAAGTTCAATCGGACCATACCGGATGTCTGCCATGCCTGGAACAATTATATCCAATCCTTTGAACTGTTTTGCGAGCATGTTCCGGGTCGGGGACGAGTGCTCCGTTATGAAGATTTGGTCCGCAACGCTCATGCAGAGATTGCAGGTATCCTCGAGTTTCTCCAATTAGACCCCGAGGCGGGCGTGTACGAATTTTATCGTTCCAAAGCCGGCGTGCATACGTTTGGGCATCCGAATGCGGAGAACCTGAAGAAACCGTTTTTTACGTCGAGTATCGGGCGTTGGAAAAAAGAGTTGGCACCGGAGCAGGTAGAGCAGATTGAAGAGCTTTGTTGTGACCATATGAAAACCCACGGGTATCTGGGAGTTGGCGTGTAA
- a CDS encoding sulfotransferase: MSAHGDKSCYDGQFINYWQFRELRPASPQESENGLTPEGVPGPDGQGGLQYPLDHVLTRPDGAGFALWSTSMAELGLEYDAMHVPFDHYYTDSGGEWTRSPDPCSVSMDTGRHQVLCHPEHWKGSQKIFFFLSTARSGSKWLSTVLDAASSVTSRHECMLNHRLVQGELVEDKRTADGFLELQTDPHSVKKLLLDVRPWVERLKRDYAEVNVYLEEFLPELTACYPESTLIHLHRRPADVVSSLLNRRWYDTPEDDRHPVMEVEHWEEMGPFEKACWYVRLVNERLMQACALSLRFDRMIRGPKELEIVLSQLGIGFYPRLAKPYFSKTINAGEKGIFPAYRRWSRKQKARYHAICDPLKKELGYHISGRLLIWLSQMALLFQKPPKSQRSTAQPNPPEPLPVDIAASSASPGCTVRHASGVLEIVPHGGRHAHVLLGGGAWHRTTNDAGWPSELAHYYRAELCASIAAGDTARVICLLYDAEGNQLEQRGLVRLRSDKSEYVFSFRPGSEAVRFNLAVYMSATALPASVVVRSFTLHKLPLTHVEW; the protein is encoded by the coding sequence ATGTCCGCACATGGCGACAAATCCTGTTACGATGGGCAGTTTATCAACTACTGGCAGTTTCGGGAGCTTCGTCCCGCATCCCCACAGGAGTCGGAAAATGGGTTGACCCCAGAAGGGGTACCCGGTCCCGACGGACAAGGTGGACTGCAATATCCCCTGGATCACGTGCTTACGCGGCCCGATGGGGCCGGGTTTGCACTTTGGTCTACTTCTATGGCGGAGTTGGGCCTTGAATACGATGCCATGCATGTACCGTTTGATCATTATTATACGGACAGCGGCGGGGAGTGGACCCGCAGTCCGGACCCCTGCAGTGTTTCCATGGACACGGGGCGGCATCAGGTGTTGTGTCATCCGGAACATTGGAAGGGCAGCCAGAAGATATTTTTTTTCTTGTCAACGGCTCGTTCCGGTTCCAAGTGGTTGTCCACGGTGTTGGATGCGGCGTCTTCCGTGACGAGTCGGCATGAGTGCATGCTCAACCATCGGTTGGTCCAGGGCGAACTTGTGGAGGACAAGCGCACGGCCGACGGCTTTCTGGAGCTACAGACTGACCCCCACAGCGTGAAAAAGCTGTTGCTGGACGTTCGGCCCTGGGTGGAACGCCTCAAACGCGACTATGCCGAGGTCAATGTCTATTTGGAAGAATTTTTGCCGGAGCTTACAGCGTGTTATCCCGAATCAACGTTGATTCATCTGCATCGGCGACCGGCTGATGTCGTTTCATCACTGTTGAACCGCCGTTGGTACGATACGCCCGAAGACGATCGGCATCCCGTGATGGAGGTTGAGCACTGGGAAGAAATGGGACCATTTGAAAAGGCGTGTTGGTATGTTCGACTTGTGAACGAGCGGCTTATGCAGGCGTGTGCTCTTTCTTTACGCTTTGATAGGATGATTCGCGGTCCAAAGGAGTTGGAAATCGTCCTTTCGCAGCTTGGGATTGGTTTTTATCCTCGACTTGCAAAACCGTATTTTTCCAAAACGATCAATGCTGGGGAAAAAGGGATATTCCCTGCCTATCGCCGATGGTCACGGAAGCAAAAGGCACGATACCATGCGATTTGCGATCCATTGAAAAAAGAGCTTGGGTATCATATTTCCGGCAGACTGCTCATTTGGCTGAGTCAGATGGCGTTGTTGTTTCAAAAGCCTCCCAAGTCCCAGCGAAGCACTGCCCAGCCGAACCCTCCAGAACCATTGCCGGTGGACATTGCAGCTTCTTCTGCTTCGCCAGGGTGCACCGTGCGGCATGCGTCAGGAGTGCTTGAAATCGTTCCCCACGGCGGGCGGCATGCCCATGTTCTACTTGGCGGCGGCGCGTGGCACCGCACAACCAATGATGCCGGATGGCCGTCCGAGTTGGCACATTATTATCGGGCAGAGCTGTGTGCGTCCATTGCGGCAGGGGACACGGCGCGGGTTATCTGTTTACTCTATGATGCAGAGGGCAATCAGCTGGAGCAGCGGGGGCTTGTTCGTCTTCGTTCGGACAAGAGCGAATATGTCTTTTCGTTTCGTCCGGGGAGCGAGGCCGTTCGGTTCAACCTCGCGGTGTATATGTCTGCGACAGCCTTGCCCGCGAGCGTGGTTGTCCGCTCGTTTACATTGCACAAATTACCGTTGACCCATGTAGAATGGTGA
- a CDS encoding asparagine synthase-related protein: MRVYLALLSHERNVTHDFAPHIHSCAENVLPFRIHDYSTAVQHAENDHLSVFVWDNDTTADTEKRLFQAHDGKVVVSSGYIRDGSSLKENVDEILHAEIVDNSTAQRFGGIYSLLLADVDRGAVTAWNTIVNVDQVYWAKGEGCVCVGNHPVLVHLAATQKTMPEYDLSTFMPFLTAGIFAHDKMPFAGLNILPANSILRISPEEQCSVERIDDYTNWTNPVCREPDEAFYDELTAIFLDNIRSFGDLGKPIKLGLSGGRDSRLVAAALKYVGADFMTSTHGLPDDPNVILAKKVADVLDIDNEYLPTSSELKNPVVSADPVAVNVNALLVSGGVLRGFVVPDFAFNDRFVPSQYAHLSGGGGDELIRGGYALFMDPETDDAEQVRNYLRHRYLSRAEYIRSAHREDYQQKYIDQWMQGTIGKNCYDVLDRAHLLFGFGRYACGIYKSATVNGRSKYWPYADAAFVKVARSVPVEKRVSEELIFEMMKRIAPQALLDLPFKDKRWNFEQKGVSPLSPGGLAGWKRREPLSRAKGGRVWGDWRYMVGRELRDVFYDMILHNPKADALFNVLDRRKVESLFGEAAIYKKNISRFLWNALSASILVSNEWIRSGNNAKEQMIRVDYPWDAVDASLVGKLNGCYTNTIEKRAANDERLIKNITKVLKVYFKNNKNQIKETSWSVNLDDALAETLAEGFFDTAKTLLDNELVRLASRASAVQAKFHVADAAWNEYLAAKMVSLGSGKVSLASLLERRTEVAGGLNNRLRQYARTYAASVQEPIREILKAGELKDVGTSLGVNGEPRGDSLNRAMLEAILESFHVKAVQ, encoded by the coding sequence ATGCGTGTATATCTTGCTCTTTTGAGTCATGAGCGGAACGTAACTCACGATTTTGCCCCACATATCCACTCTTGTGCGGAAAATGTCCTGCCGTTTCGTATTCACGATTACAGCACTGCTGTACAGCATGCGGAGAACGACCACCTCAGTGTTTTCGTATGGGACAACGACACCACTGCGGATACCGAAAAAAGATTATTTCAGGCTCATGACGGGAAGGTAGTGGTTTCTTCCGGGTACATTCGCGATGGATCCTCGCTGAAGGAAAATGTCGATGAGATTCTCCACGCGGAAATTGTGGACAACAGCACTGCCCAGCGTTTCGGCGGAATTTATTCGTTGCTGCTGGCCGATGTTGACAGGGGGGCTGTTACGGCCTGGAATACCATTGTCAACGTGGATCAGGTGTATTGGGCCAAGGGAGAAGGCTGTGTTTGTGTAGGCAATCATCCGGTATTGGTGCATTTGGCGGCGACACAAAAAACAATGCCGGAATATGATCTGAGCACCTTTATGCCGTTTTTGACGGCAGGAATTTTCGCCCATGACAAAATGCCGTTTGCCGGTCTCAATATTCTCCCCGCAAACTCCATACTGCGGATTTCCCCGGAGGAGCAGTGCAGTGTAGAGAGAATCGATGACTATACCAATTGGACAAACCCTGTGTGTAGAGAGCCGGACGAAGCCTTTTACGACGAGCTTACGGCAATTTTCCTTGATAATATTAGAAGCTTTGGTGACCTTGGGAAGCCCATTAAATTGGGGCTTTCCGGCGGGCGGGACAGTCGCCTGGTGGCCGCGGCCCTGAAATACGTTGGGGCCGATTTTATGACCAGCACCCATGGGTTGCCTGACGATCCCAACGTGATACTCGCCAAAAAAGTTGCTGACGTATTGGATATCGACAATGAGTACCTGCCCACATCCTCAGAGTTGAAGAATCCGGTGGTGAGCGCCGACCCCGTAGCAGTCAATGTCAATGCCCTTCTTGTTTCCGGCGGTGTGTTGCGCGGATTTGTTGTCCCGGATTTTGCTTTCAACGACCGTTTCGTTCCTTCACAATATGCACATTTAAGCGGAGGCGGGGGGGATGAGTTGATCAGAGGCGGTTATGCTCTTTTCATGGATCCGGAAACCGATGATGCGGAGCAGGTTCGGAATTATTTGCGACATCGATACCTGAGTCGCGCAGAGTACATCCGCTCGGCGCATAGGGAAGACTACCAACAGAAATACATTGATCAATGGATGCAGGGTACCATTGGAAAGAATTGTTATGATGTGCTTGACCGTGCCCATTTGCTGTTTGGTTTTGGTCGCTATGCATGTGGAATTTACAAATCAGCTACCGTCAACGGCCGAAGTAAGTACTGGCCGTATGCTGACGCTGCCTTTGTAAAAGTGGCACGATCCGTTCCCGTTGAGAAAAGGGTGTCGGAAGAATTGATATTTGAAATGATGAAGCGCATTGCGCCCCAGGCGCTGTTGGATTTGCCCTTCAAAGATAAACGCTGGAATTTTGAGCAAAAAGGCGTTTCCCCGCTGTCACCGGGAGGCCTTGCAGGCTGGAAAAGGCGAGAACCGTTGTCGCGTGCGAAGGGAGGGCGTGTTTGGGGAGATTGGCGGTATATGGTTGGTCGCGAGTTGCGTGATGTTTTTTACGATATGATTTTACATAACCCTAAGGCCGATGCCTTGTTCAACGTACTGGATAGGCGGAAAGTAGAGTCGCTGTTCGGGGAAGCAGCAATTTATAAAAAGAATATTTCGCGTTTCTTGTGGAATGCTTTATCGGCATCGATCCTTGTGTCCAATGAGTGGATACGTTCGGGGAACAACGCAAAAGAGCAAATGATTCGTGTCGATTACCCATGGGATGCAGTGGACGCCAGCTTGGTGGGTAAGCTGAATGGATGCTACACGAACACAATAGAGAAACGGGCGGCCAATGACGAACGATTGATCAAGAATATAACCAAGGTTCTGAAGGTATACTTTAAAAATAATAAGAACCAGATCAAGGAAACCAGCTGGTCAGTGAATCTGGATGACGCACTTGCTGAGACGTTGGCTGAAGGGTTTTTTGATACCGCCAAGACCCTGTTGGACAATGAGTTGGTTCGGTTGGCCTCGAGGGCTAGTGCGGTGCAGGCTAAATTTCATGTGGCCGATGCTGCGTGGAATGAGTATCTTGCAGCAAAGATGGTATCCTTGGGGTCCGGTAAGGTTTCCCTGGCTTCGTTGCTCGAACGCCGTACGGAAGTGGCCGGCGGGCTGAATAACCGTTTGCGGCAATATGCCCGGACCTATGCGGCTTCGGTGCAGGAGCCGATACGGGAGATTTTGAAGGCTGGAGAGCTTAAGGATGTTGGCACGAGTTTGGGGGTAAATGGGGAACCGAGGGGTGATTCGCTTAACCGAGCAATGCTTGAAGCCATTCTGGAAAGTTTCCACGTTAAGGCCGTCCAATAG
- a CDS encoding class I SAM-dependent methyltransferase — protein MNLPETGRVLDLCCGDGIWAYGMKCLKPRLELFGIDVSSGGIDKARTLMAQSGDAGNFIVGDVEEKLPYPDAFFDLIFARGPGLYNQHEMDRPETVDVIEHWHTKLSTRGRFYSIFASTPLQMGTYTAMENVKLPYNRCPRKSNAVDFKGGKFHHTIQSFLAPFWRAESIDVVEYFFIKNNHVLVTKKRECE, from the coding sequence GTGAACCTTCCTGAAACGGGCCGGGTGCTCGATCTTTGTTGTGGGGACGGAATATGGGCTTATGGGATGAAATGCCTGAAGCCTCGTCTTGAGCTGTTTGGCATTGATGTTTCAAGCGGTGGGATCGACAAGGCTCGGACCTTGATGGCGCAGAGCGGGGACGCCGGAAATTTTATCGTAGGCGACGTGGAAGAGAAACTTCCGTATCCCGATGCGTTTTTTGATTTGATTTTTGCCAGAGGGCCGGGGCTGTACAATCAGCATGAAATGGATCGGCCTGAAACCGTGGATGTGATTGAGCACTGGCACACAAAGCTTTCAACCCGGGGACGTTTTTATTCGATTTTTGCCTCTACGCCGTTACAAATGGGGACGTATACGGCAATGGAGAACGTGAAGCTACCCTACAACCGCTGTCCGCGAAAAAGCAACGCCGTGGATTTCAAAGGCGGTAAATTCCATCATACGATACAGTCCTTTCTCGCTCCATTCTGGCGGGCGGAGTCCATTGATGTTGTGGAATATTTTTTCATTAAAAACAATCATGTATTGGTGACAAAAAAAAGGGAATGCGAGTGA
- a CDS encoding sulfotransferase family protein gives MFAQFIKRLGFHKSKDTVSIDRTPMLFPCGVSRSGTTLLSAALDAHSRVCMGYELLFKEQPGIQYMVDQVRSVQPDATNLKKAGSLLRQSGQVELGKWVSRCHRLGLGIDEFLNVLEKHAVSNGDRLDSLSLRLALLSSVLNEPGVRNGASHLGFKVTDTAYETYLALYPNSYFVYIVRDPRDVYASLMAADFGVGLRAAAQRWVKGIEAFQAFQAQHPDQCRILRYEDLVQDPGAALSEVFGMVGLEMEETVLAFQDSKARILDSSHPNAANLKKGFFGNSVGRYVRDLTRSEVQGIESRCGELMHALSYSAADLDSLLTYDIPADEFKAKQKWLSNKRKYWPEDYEELLAPYLGGAYELMTLQELYSDGPKLEKDVLVIRHDVDHDHVTARKIAEWEHKRGIRATYCLLHTAWYYGKLVDGKMRHTSDLIETARYLSSLGHEINFHNNLVATALKHAADPVALLKQELAYFRENGVEIKGTSTHGDGLCRTLNFRNWELFAECCDERFGGPRTLAYDSGDRILEMSLGKHSMRDFGLEYEAYDALRNIYHTDSGGNLRVRKNARGRRAIKRVAGTECQVVGVLTHPIWWGF, from the coding sequence ATGTTTGCTCAGTTCATAAAACGGTTAGGATTTCATAAAAGCAAGGACACCGTCTCAATTGACCGGACGCCCATGCTATTCCCTTGTGGTGTCTCACGCTCCGGCACGACGCTGCTTTCCGCCGCCTTGGACGCACACAGCCGGGTGTGCATGGGGTATGAGTTGTTGTTCAAGGAACAGCCTGGCATTCAATATATGGTCGACCAGGTTCGAAGTGTGCAACCTGACGCCACAAACTTGAAGAAGGCTGGTTCGCTCCTGCGGCAAAGTGGACAAGTGGAGCTTGGAAAATGGGTTTCCCGTTGCCATCGACTGGGGCTTGGGATTGATGAGTTTTTGAATGTGCTGGAAAAACACGCCGTGTCCAATGGCGACCGTCTCGATTCTCTTTCGCTGCGGCTGGCGCTTTTGTCGTCTGTCCTGAATGAACCCGGAGTGCGGAACGGGGCATCGCATTTGGGCTTTAAGGTCACAGATACCGCGTACGAAACCTATCTTGCTTTGTATCCAAATTCGTATTTTGTCTATATCGTACGAGATCCTCGTGATGTATATGCATCGCTCATGGCTGCGGATTTCGGCGTGGGACTTAGGGCAGCGGCCCAGCGATGGGTAAAAGGAATTGAAGCGTTCCAGGCATTTCAAGCCCAGCATCCGGATCAGTGCCGGATCCTTCGATATGAGGATCTGGTGCAGGATCCTGGGGCGGCTCTTTCCGAGGTCTTCGGCATGGTGGGATTGGAAATGGAAGAGACCGTTCTTGCGTTTCAGGATTCCAAAGCCAGAATTCTGGATTCCTCCCATCCCAACGCTGCTAATTTGAAAAAGGGATTCTTCGGTAACAGTGTTGGACGATATGTTCGTGATCTCACACGGTCCGAAGTGCAGGGGATTGAGTCGCGTTGCGGAGAGTTGATGCATGCATTGAGCTATTCCGCCGCTGACTTGGACTCGCTTTTGACCTACGACATCCCGGCCGATGAGTTCAAGGCCAAACAGAAATGGCTTTCCAACAAGCGGAAATACTGGCCCGAAGATTATGAAGAACTACTCGCACCATACCTTGGTGGTGCGTATGAATTGATGACGTTGCAAGAGTTATACAGTGACGGGCCAAAGCTTGAAAAAGATGTATTGGTGATCCGGCATGATGTGGATCACGACCATGTTACGGCCAGGAAGATTGCAGAATGGGAGCATAAACGCGGAATACGTGCAACGTATTGCTTGCTGCATACGGCCTGGTACTATGGCAAACTTGTTGACGGTAAAATGCGGCATACTTCCGATTTGATTGAAACAGCACGGTATTTGAGCAGCCTCGGCCATGAAATCAATTTCCATAACAACTTGGTGGCGACAGCTCTGAAACATGCGGCCGATCCTGTAGCACTCCTAAAACAGGAGCTTGCATACTTCAGGGAGAATGGTGTTGAGATCAAAGGTACGTCCACCCATGGAGACGGCTTGTGCAGAACATTGAACTTCCGAAATTGGGAGTTGTTTGCAGAATGTTGTGATGAACGGTTCGGCGGACCACGAACCCTAGCGTATGATTCGGGGGATAGAATCCTTGAAATGTCTCTGGGGAAGCACTCCATGCGTGATTTCGGTCTCGAATATGAGGCCTATGACGCGTTAAGGAATATTTATCACACAGATTCCGGTGGAAATCTCCGTGTGCGGAAGAATGCGAGAGGCCGACGAGCCATCAAGCGCGTGGCGGGAACAGAATGCCAGGTCGTTGGGGTTCTCACGCATCCGATTTGGTGGGGATTTTGA